DNA sequence from the Hoylesella buccalis ATCC 35310 genome:
GTTTGAAGAATGTGACCGCTGGCGCCAACCCCATGGATTTGAAGCGTGGTATTGACAAGGCTGTTAGTGCAGTGGTTGAATATATCAAGGCACATGCAGAACAAGTTGGTGACAATTACGACAAGATAGAACAAGTGGCTACCGTATCTGCTAACAACGACGCAGAGATTGGTAAACTCTTGGCCGACGCTATGCGCAAGGTGAGCAAGAACGGTGTAATCACCATCGAGGAGAGTAAGAGCCGCGATACCAACATCGGCGTGGTAGAGGGTATGCAGTTTGACCGCGGATATCTGTCAAGTTACTTCGTGACTGACACGGACAAGATGGAGAGTGTGATGGAAAATCCATACATCTTGATTTACGAAAAGAAGATATCCAACATTAAAGAATTCTTGCCTATCTTGCAGAATGCAGCCGAAAGTGGCCGCCCATTGTTGGTCATCGCAGAGGATGTAGATTCTGAGGCATTGACAACGTTGGTAGTGAACCGCCTTCGTGCCGGCTTGAAGATATGCGCTGTTAAGGCTCCTGGCTTTGGCGATCGCCGTAAGGCCATGCTGGAAGACATCGCCATCTTGACAGGTGGTGTGGTTATCAGCGAGGAAAAGGGCTTGAAACTCGAGCAGGCTACCCTCGAAATGTTGGGTTCTGCTGAGAAAGTTACGGTCAACAAGGACTACACAACCGTTGTTAACGGTGGTGGACAGAGCGAGAATATCCAGGCTCGTATCAATCAAATCAAGGCCGAGATTGAAAATACCACAAGCTCATACGATAAGGAGAAGTTGCAAGAGCGCTTGGCTAAACTCTCTGGTGGCGTAGCCGTTCTTTATGTAGGTGCTAACAGCGAGGTTGAAATGAAGGAGAAGAAAGATCGCGTTGACGATGCTCTGTGTGCAACCCGCGCAGCCATTGAAGAAGGTGTTGTGGCCGGTGGCGGCATCACTTACATCCGTGCGCTCGACGCATTGAAGGGTGTGAAGGGTGTGAATACTGACGAACAGACTGGTATCAACATAGTAGAACGCGCTATTGAAGAGCCACTTCGACAGATTGTAACCAACGCTGGTGGCGAAGGTGCTGTTGTTGTTGACAAGGTACGTCAGGGCAAAGATGACTATGGGTACAATGCTCGTACCGATTCTTACGAGGACTTACGCAAAGAGGGTATCGTAGATCCGGCGAAAGTTGCTCGTGTTGCACTGGAGAATGCCGCATCTATTGCAGGCATGTTCTTAACTACTGAATGTCTTATTGTTGACAAGCCAGAGGAAAAACCAGCTATGCCGGCAGCGCCAGGAATGGGTGGCATGATGTAAATATCAATTTGATTAAAATAAACGAGAGGGTGTGTCTATTTGTAGGCACACCCT
Encoded proteins:
- the groL gene encoding chaperonin GroEL (60 kDa chaperone family; promotes refolding of misfolded polypeptides especially under stressful conditions; forms two stacked rings of heptamers to form a barrel-shaped 14mer; ends can be capped by GroES; misfolded proteins enter the barrel where they are refolded when GroES binds), with product MAKDIKFDVEARDLLKQGVDKLANAVKITLGPKGRNVVIEKKFGAPQITKDGVTVAKEIELEDAFENTGAQLVKSVASKTGDDAGDGTTTATILTQAIVSEGLKNVTAGANPMDLKRGIDKAVSAVVEYIKAHAEQVGDNYDKIEQVATVSANNDAEIGKLLADAMRKVSKNGVITIEESKSRDTNIGVVEGMQFDRGYLSSYFVTDTDKMESVMENPYILIYEKKISNIKEFLPILQNAAESGRPLLVIAEDVDSEALTTLVVNRLRAGLKICAVKAPGFGDRRKAMLEDIAILTGGVVISEEKGLKLEQATLEMLGSAEKVTVNKDYTTVVNGGGQSENIQARINQIKAEIENTTSSYDKEKLQERLAKLSGGVAVLYVGANSEVEMKEKKDRVDDALCATRAAIEEGVVAGGGITYIRALDALKGVKGVNTDEQTGINIVERAIEEPLRQIVTNAGGEGAVVVDKVRQGKDDYGYNARTDSYEDLRKEGIVDPAKVARVALENAASIAGMFLTTECLIVDKPEEKPAMPAAPGMGGMM